From a single Sorghum bicolor cultivar BTx623 chromosome 5, Sorghum_bicolor_NCBIv3, whole genome shotgun sequence genomic region:
- the LOC110435998 gene encoding protein FLORAL ORGAN NUMBER2-like gives MARFSLCLAVAAAAACCCLALLLPPVQGRRPGTGTGTGRDHRLLFPEPRLDAEKPTEQQRGEPVKKAATPPSAGGVVTAELRWVPGGANPLHNHGSSTRQDKERTPPAAAAAAAAGGSVSRPELRTTPWSANPLHN, from the exons ATGGCCCGGTTCTCGCTGTgcttggcggtggcggcggcggcggcgtgctgCTGCCTTGCGTTGCTCCTGCCGCCGGTGCAGGGGCGCCGTCctggcaccggcaccggcaccggcagggATCATCGTCTCCTGTTTCCCGAACCACGCTTGGATGCCGAAAAG CCGACGGAGCAGCAGCGCGGCGAGCCGGTGAAGAAGGCAGCGACGCCGCCGTCGGCGGGGGGCGTCGTCACGGCGGAGCTGCGGTGGGTACCTGGAGGCGCGAACCCGTTGCACAACCACGGCAGTAGCACCAGGCAGGACAAGGAACGCACTCcaccggcagcggcggcggcggcggccgccggcgGGAGCGTCTCCAGGCCGGAGCTGCGAACCACACCTTGGAGCGCGAACCCGTTGCACAACTAG
- the LOC110435999 gene encoding protein FLORAL ORGAN NUMBER2-like encodes MARIFLCLLAAAYCCIALLPPPAQARRHGLQQQQAAGAGGRRRLHLSPQVPEPRFFVPKQAAAAERRGEPVSMKARPRAAAAWSVRPELRAVPGGPDPLHHHGGSPSRRPEQDRTPRSP; translated from the exons ATGGCCCGGATCTTCCTGTGCTTATTGGCGGCGGCGTACTGCTGCATCGCGCTGCTTCCGCCGCCGGCGCAGGCCCGTCGCCATG gcctgcagcagcagcaggcagccggcgccggcggccgccGCAGGCTTCATCTGTCGCCACAAGTGCCAGAGCCGCGCTTCTTTGTTCCCAAACAG gcggcggcggcggagcgaCGCGGCGAGCCGGTGAGTATGAAGGCGAGGCCGCGGGCGGCGGCAGCGTGGAGCGTGAGGCCGGAGCTGAGGGCGGTGCCCGGAGGCCCGGACCCGCTGCACCACCACGGCGGCAGCCCCAGCAGGCGGCCGGAGCAGGACCGCACCCCGCGGTCCCCGTGA
- the LOC8066665 gene encoding uncharacterized protein LOC8066665: MGRKSKKGGGTRKPPRPAAGCAAPSPPTNADWEDSTAAFRKEAESAIRTQSRSHSHDHDGCAAAAAAARLAERHPASPLAHHILGHARASVEARAGDAVPPLRRAAELAPRCPGIAATLASALLYARRPGEALAECARALDVADPTDPALHAADASAGASRRAALVATTSPQARVAVARERLLGVRADAEALVATGARRATAPPPPVSMPTMKPPCCCRHATMRKAVTDHDLRGFLTVNLDDLRSYCDQTGGGGVHLLTLAVEFAKATKAWAYWLCPVCDMVFSDANAFVAHVEDEYIDELQELQPLMPKRAALDPEELEFSMKWTPFEMGEEDAERRRNLDKIKDVFSGLNTFKALPVGLVDKVIKFARSRSKKPLPYSIPSCVTSLDSMEIQRLNKPLDQLYNHLSRVWEFVRILGDGGKNKGGRSDIISLVQDGTLLSLDAEKIASRTKDGSCKEDALFRWLLNSLEEVAMPWASLRQKCVHHGNGVLEKIYGISALLLRQFDMKCAAKKKNHRDYSLTEEDSIDVEMLLLDNEVDYLKGKLVEVCAFDYGAAILPLIRAYIWDKLNNSTGQDSQDVGDINAVNNGDGLDNLPEESLFEDKIPDTDSDMRFTISRIDECENSSLSQSDSSNFSTLEAESSSIDSGVGSVLHFTAEVLLFLNVTLRALWHLMEFHDRFLDIPLVLPHLTAEVHCIICLLRKTFKAWDNEKDYGVTTFPHDVGTAFSDILNEHNIFGKEGINIASEIISTILETLHKSHTYSHFYNANIEHRLISTSRGFDLVCVAHNVFGLPIREQKKCICLNKSSEEKEYITFFHSVDVSAIPTVEKKSLGQLLRDANKQFQFATENCQCENKTKRSLLSEPPIFAIVFNWPIDKHCHIDMSEVLINITTPLRFDTLYDEVLPPEDYTLATAICCLEEEYVCFARKEEKWIIYGSQTVEFADSWECLLHRYRHRSLRPQILFFDRVRSDSSIH, translated from the exons ATGGGCCGCAAGAGCAAGAAGGGCGGCGGGACCAGGAAGCCGCCCCGCCCCGCGGCGGGGTGTgcggcgccgtcgccgccgaccaACGCGGACTGGGAGGACTCCACCGCCGCCTTCCGGAAGGAGGCCGAGTCCGCGATCCGCACCCAGTCCCGGTCCCACTCCCATGACCACGACGGctgcgccgccgcggcggcggcggcccgccTCGCGGAGCGCCACCCGGCGTCGCCGCTGGCGCACCACATCCTCGGCCACGCGCGTGCCTCGGTCGAGGCGCGCGCGGGCGACGCGGTCCCGCCGCTCCGCCGCGCTGCCGAGCTCGCCCCGCGGTGCCCCGGGATCGCCGCCACGCTCGCCTCCGCGCTCCTCTACGCGCGCCGGCCCGGAGAGGCTCTCGCGGAGTGCGCGCGCGCGCTCGACGTCGCGGACCCTACCGACCCGGCCCTGCACGCCGCCGACGCCTCCGCTGGCGCCTCCCGCCGCGCCGCCCTCGTGGCAACAACGAGCCCCCAGGCGCGCGTCGCGGTGGCACGGGAGCGGCTCCTCGGGGTCCGCGCCGACGCGGAGGCACTCGTGGCCACGGGGGCCCGCCGCGCCACCGCGCCACCGCCACCCGTGTCGATGCCGACGATGAAGCCACCTTGCTGTTGTCGCCACGCCACCATGCGGAAGGCGGTGACCGACCACGACCTGCGCGGCTTTCTCACGGTGAACCTCGACGACTTGAGGTCGTACTGCGACCaaactggcggcggcggcgtgcatCTGCTCACCCTCGCAGTGGAGTTTGCCAAGGCCACAAAGGCATGGGCGTACTGGCTGTGCCCTGTGTGCGACATGGTTTTCTCGGACGCAAACGCATTCGTGGCACACGTCGAGGACGAGTACATCGATGAACTGCAAGAGCTGCAGCCGTTGATGCCCAAAAGAGCAGCCTTGGATCCCGAAGAGCTTGAGTTTTCCATGAAGTGGACGCCATTTGAGATGGGAGAAGAAGACGCAGAGCGAAGAAGAAACTTGGACAAGATCAAGGATGTCTTTTCTGGTCTCAATACATTTAAGGCTCTCCCTGTTGGTCTTGTGGACAAGGTCATCAAGTTTGCGAGGAGTAGGTCCAAGAAACCATTGCCATATTCCATTCCTTCCTGTGTCACCTCATTGGACTCTATGGAAATTCAAAGACTCAATAAACCATTGGACCAGCTTTATAATCATTTATCCAGAGTCTGGGAATTCGTGAGGATTTTGGGTGATGGAGGGAAGAACAAGGGAGGTCGTTCTGATATCATATCTCTGGTTCAAGATGGGACCTTATTATCTTTGGACGCTGAGAAGATTGCTTCAAGAACAAAGGATGGTTCCTGCAAGGAGGATGCATTGTTTAGATGGCTGTTAAATTCCCTGGAAGAGGTTGCGATGCCATGGGCTAGCTTGAGGCAGAAGTGTGTCCATCATGGAAACGGAGTCCTGGAAAAGATTTATGGAATATCAGCTTTATTGCTGAGACAATTTGATATGAAGTGTGCTGCAAAGAAGAAAAATCATAGGGATTATTCCCTTACGGAG GAAGATTCTATAGATGTTGAGATGTTGCTACTGGATAATGAAGTGGACTATTTAAAGGGCAAGCTCGTGGAAGTTTGTGCATTTGATTACGGTGCTGCCATTTTGCCTCTTATTAGGGCTTATATATGG GATAAGTTGAATAATTCTACTGGACAAGACTCACAGGATGTGGGTGATATAAATGCTGTCAATAATGGAGATGGTTTAGATAATCTGCCTGAGGAATCTTTGTTCGAAGACAAAATTCCAGACACTGATTCAGACATGCGTTTTACTATCAGCAGGATAGATGAATGTGAAAACTCCTCACTCTCGCAATCCG ATAGCTCGAATTTTTCTACCTTGGAAGCTGAAAGTTCTTCCATAGACAGTGGAGTAGGTTCTGTGCTTCACTTCACTGCCGAGGTTCTGCTGTTTTTGAATGTGACTCTGCGG GCATTGTGGCATTTGATGGAGTTCCATGATAGGTTCCTGGATATACCACTTGTACTGCCTCATCTTACTGCTGAGGTCCACTGCATTATCTGTCTTTTGCGAAAAACATTCAAAGCATGGGACAACGAGAAAGACTATGGAGTCACTACTTTTCCACATGATGTAGGAACTGCTTTCAGTGATATTTTGAACGAACATAATATTTTTGGGAAG GAAGGTATAAACATTGCATCAGAAATTATATCAACAATCTTGGAGACTTTGCATAAGTCACATACTTATTCGCATTTTTACAATGCAAATATTGAACACCGACTAATAAGCACATCAAGAGGCTTCGATCTTGTATGTGTAGCACATAATGTTTTTGGTTTGCCCATTAGAGAACAAAAGAAATGCATCTGTCTGAACAAATCCTCTGAAGAAAAGGAGTACATTACATTTTTCCACAGTGTTGATGTCAGTGCAATTCCAACAGTGGAG AAGAAATCGCTCGGTCAGCTCCTGAGAGATGCGAACAAGCAGTTTCAGTTTGCCACTGAGAACTGCCAATGTGAGAACAAGACTAAGCGTTCTCTTCTATCCGAGCCTCCTATTTTTGCTATTG TTTTTAACTGGCCGATTGACAAGCATTGCCACATTGACATGTCAGAAGTGCTGATAAACATAACCACTCCATTGCGGTTTGATACACTTTATGATGAAGTCCTTCCTCCAGAAGATTATACTCTGGCTACAGCC ATATGCTGTCTTGAGGAGGAATATGTCTGCTTTGCTCGGAAAGAGGAGAAATGGATCATATATGGAAGCCAGACAGTAGAG tttgcagattcgTGGGAGTGTTTACTCCATCGGTATCGGCATAGGAGTCTCCGGCCCCAAATACTTTTCTTCGACCGTGTTAGATCAGATAGCAGTATCCATTGA
- the LOC110436000 gene encoding uncharacterized protein LOC110436000 translates to MSCYHAAEGKPEQFTPEEEKTFMAADNLFRGAVISALDKKYVDNYIICTTAKELWDALEAKFGVSDAGSELYLMEQLFDYKMVDSRSVIEQAHEIHALAKELEQFPCVLPEKFVAGGIIAKLPPSWKDFATSLKHQRKEFGFAELMETLDVEEKARAKDTYGKGVESSSANVVQKKKQFAFRNKKKNKQENKQGANPKPKQTATFKKKKADGGCFVCGSDDHWASACPDRKFKREEKSLSFT, encoded by the exons ATGAGTTGCTATCACGCCGCGGAGGGGAAGCCGGAACAGTTTACTCCTGAGGAGGAGAAAACGTTCATGGCTGCTGATAACCTCTTCAGAGGCGCCGTGATTAGTGCGCTCGATAAAAAGTACGTTGACAACTATATCATTTGCACCACTGCTAAGGAATTATGGGATGCGCTTGAGGCCAAGTTCGGGGTTTCTGATGCTGGTAGCGAGCTGTACCTCATGGAACAATTGTTTGATTACAAGATGGTTGATAGCCGTTCTGTGATTGAACAAGCACATGAGATACATGCACTAGCTAAGGAACTAGAACAATTTCCTTGTGTGTTGCCTGAAAAGTTTGTGGCCGGCGGTATAATCGCTAAGCTGCCACCTTCTTGGAAGGATTTTGCTACTTCTCTAAAACATCAGAGGAAAGAGTTTGGTTTTGCTGAACTCATGGAaactcttgatgttgaggagaaGGCGAGAGCAAAAGATACATATGGGAAAGGCGTTGAGTCTTCTAGTGCCAATGTGGTGCAGAAGAAAAAGCAATTCGCATTCCGtaataagaaaaagaacaagcaagagaacAAGCAAGGGGCAAacccaaagccaaaacaaaccgcaacttttaagaagaaaaaggcaGATGGAGGCTGCTTTGTTTGCGGTAGCGATGACCACTGGGCGAGTGCTTGTCCAGACCGCAAATTTAAACGAGAAGAGAAAAG TCTGTCATTcacctga